Proteins from a genomic interval of Papaver somniferum cultivar HN1 chromosome 4, ASM357369v1, whole genome shotgun sequence:
- the LOC113276634 gene encoding ribonucleoside-diphosphate reductase small chain, protein MPAMIEEPILTPNPDRFCMFPIQYPQIWEMYKKAEASFWTAEEVDLSQDQRQWEALTPDERHFITHVLAFFAASDGIVLENLAGRFMKEVQISEARAFYGFQIAIENIHSEMYSLLLESYIKDSNEKNRLFRAIETVPCVKRKADWALKWIDGSETFAERIIAFACVEGIFFSGSFCAIFWLKKRGLMPGLTFSNELISRDEGLHCDFACMLYGLLKQKLSEEKVKGIIADAVVIEREFVCDALPCALVGMNGDLMSQYIEFVADRLLEALGYSKLYNVSNPFDWMELISLQGKTNFFEKRVGEYQKASVMSSLNINGGDTHVFKLDEDF, encoded by the coding sequence atgcCTGCAATGATAGAAGAGCCAATCTTAACCCCAAACCCTGACAGATTCTGTATGTTTCCAATTCAATATCCACAAATCTGGGAAATGTATAAAAAAGCAGAAGCATCATTCTGgacagcagaagaagtagatctATCACAAGATCAGCGTCAATGGGAAGCCTTAACCCCAGACGAGCGTCACTTCATTACTCATGTTCTTGCTTTCTTCGCTGCTTCAGATGGAATCGTGCTTGAAAATCTGGCGGGCCGTTTCATGAAAGAAGTCCAAATCTCTGAAGCCCGAGCCTTTTACGGTTTTCAGATCGCCATCGAGAACATTCATTCCGAGATGTACAGTCTGTTATTAGAATCTTACATCAAAGATTCAAACGAGAAGAATCGATTATTTCGTGCAATTGAGACCGTTCCTTGTGTGAAGCGAAAGGCGGATTGGGCATTAAAATGGATCGACGGTTCAGAGACTTTCGCAGAACGAATCATAGCCTTTGCTTGTGTCGAAGGAATCTTCTTTTCAGGTAGTTTTTGTGCGATATTTTGGTTAAAGAAACGTGGTTTAATGCCTGGTTTAACTTTCTCGAACGAGTTGATCTCGCGAGATGAAGGTTTACACTGTGATTTTGCTTGTATGCTGTACGGGCTATTGaaacaaaagttaagtgaagaGAAAGTCAAAGGAATCATTGCAGATGCGGTTGTGATTGAAAGAGAGTTCGTTTGTGATGCTTTGCCTTGTGCTTTAGTTGGAATGAACGGTGATTTGATGAGTCAGTACATCGAATTTGTTGCTGATCGCTTGCTCGAAGCCCTTGGATATAGCAAACTATATAACGTTTCTAATCCGTTCGATTGGATGGAACTCATCTCTTTACAAGGGAAGACCAATTTCTTCGAGAAGCGTGTTGGAGAGTATCAGAAGGCATCTGTTATGTCCAGTTTGAATATCAACGGTGGTGATACTCATGTATTTAAGTTAGATGAAGATTTTTAA
- the LOC113276635 gene encoding uncharacterized protein LOC113276635 isoform X2 → MMNSGRTSEVVQNGGMLSKEQLIYLFSRFSYLTSQPDVKKRISDAVKDKQEAVAITTAIQEEILNDMGVDPRFGIACLGKVNHVYENDQDLMIKFYGFVAKEEIVCDEAELEPDELAEKMHFQHKLQEQQLQMLKHMRKFHPDDQSEILEKLRKQMENAKFDNNAAVLTSSQIQEIIRKKALLPFTNAR, encoded by the exons ATGATGAATTCTGGAAGAACAAGTGAAGTTGTTCAGAATGGAGGAATGTTAAGCAAAGAACAGCTGATTTATTTGTTCAGTCGTTTTTCTTATCTCACATCCCAGCCTG ATGTGAAGAAAAGGATTTCAGATGCTGTGAAAGATAAACAG GAAGCAGTTGCTATTACCACAGCCATCCAAGAAGAAATACTTAATGATATGGGTGTTG ATCCAAGGTTTGGCATTGCTTGTTTGGGAAAAGTAAACCATGTTTATGAGAATGACCAGGATTTGATGATCAAGTTTTATGGTTTTGTTGCAAA GGAAGAAATTGTTTGTGATGAAGCTGAGCTTGAACCTGATGAATTGGCCGAGAAAATGCATTTCCAACACAAGCTACAAGAACAG CAATTACAGATGCTGAAGCATATGCGCAAATTTCACCCAGACGACCAGTCTGAGATTCTTGAAAAG CTGCGCAAGCAGATGGAGAATGCAAAATTTGATAACAATGCAGCAGTTCTTACATCGAGCCAGATTCAGGAGATCATTAGAAAGAAAGCATTGTTACCCTTCACTAACGCTAGGTAG
- the LOC113276635 gene encoding uncharacterized protein LOC113276635 isoform X1, with the protein MMNSGRTSEVVQNGGMLSKEQLIYLFSRFSYLTSQPGFVVVDVKKRISDAVKDKQEAVAITTAIQEEILNDMGVDPRFGIACLGKVNHVYENDQDLMIKFYGFVAKEEIVCDEAELEPDELAEKMHFQHKLQEQQLQMLKHMRKFHPDDQSEILEKLRKQMENAKFDNNAAVLTSSQIQEIIRKKALLPFTNAR; encoded by the exons ATGATGAATTCTGGAAGAACAAGTGAAGTTGTTCAGAATGGAGGAATGTTAAGCAAAGAACAGCTGATTTATTTGTTCAGTCGTTTTTCTTATCTCACATCCCAGCCTG GTTTTGTTGTTGTAGATGTGAAGAAAAGGATTTCAGATGCTGTGAAAGATAAACAG GAAGCAGTTGCTATTACCACAGCCATCCAAGAAGAAATACTTAATGATATGGGTGTTG ATCCAAGGTTTGGCATTGCTTGTTTGGGAAAAGTAAACCATGTTTATGAGAATGACCAGGATTTGATGATCAAGTTTTATGGTTTTGTTGCAAA GGAAGAAATTGTTTGTGATGAAGCTGAGCTTGAACCTGATGAATTGGCCGAGAAAATGCATTTCCAACACAAGCTACAAGAACAG CAATTACAGATGCTGAAGCATATGCGCAAATTTCACCCAGACGACCAGTCTGAGATTCTTGAAAAG CTGCGCAAGCAGATGGAGAATGCAAAATTTGATAACAATGCAGCAGTTCTTACATCGAGCCAGATTCAGGAGATCATTAGAAAGAAAGCATTGTTACCCTTCACTAACGCTAGGTAG